The Desulfatiglans sp. genome contains the following window.
GAAAGCTGCCAGGGCGCTTGCTATATCTACAGTCCCCCTTTTTACGGCTGCAGGGGCATCAGATGATGGTATGGATTCAGGCCCTAAGAACCTTATCTTAATGGTGCCGTTAGACATCTTTTCTACATTATCTATAAAGAGATGGGCCCAGTTTGCGCCAGGAGGGACATCGGATACAAAATTGACCATTGATAACTCAAGTCTCTCTTTCTGATTGGTGCATGATCCCAAAGAGAGGTAAATAATAACAGAAGCCAACACCAACAAAACCAGTAAAAAATGTATTTTTTTAATTTTATTTATCCTCCTGTATGTTTTATATATTCGCCTTTGCAGTTTTTACTATTAATTCCAACAAGCGCCTTCTTGCGTTTATCCCCTGTTTCGTCACATTAGCCATATCGTCGATCACCAGTGCGGGTACTTATGTTCCAGAAATGGATTATTTGTAAGCTGAACAGGCAGTGTTCCATTCTCCTCTATTTTGTAAATCTGATTTGTATAAGGAGCGCTTCCTGATGTGTTTATCTTTTGAAAGACAATTTCATTAAAATTTACAGACCATTTGGGGTTTTCACCCAGATTATAGATCAGGCGGTCTTCAATGCCATTTCCATTCATTACATGGATACCATTCCTGCGATAAACAATTTTTCCTCTGTCACCCACGTGGGCCTTTGAAGTCCAGTCTGGCTGGCTTCCAAGTACCCTCATATATTCCCATGGAATCCCCGCCGGATAGCTTATTGTATAAATCCCGCTGTTATCTTCAGCCGCACCATAAAAGGCGATTTTATCTCCATCCGGAGACCAGCATGGATCAAAGAGACTGAAATTTCTGCCTATAATCGAAAAATCATCCAGGATTTCTTCATTGTGCGTCTCGATGTTATGAACAATAATTGCGTTACCGCCAGGCAGGCTGCGATGAAGCCTTACAAAGACCAGTTTATACCCATCCGGAGACCATGATGGATAAATATCATCCGGCTCACCGGTGATAATACCCGCCTCCCCTGTACCATCTGGATTTATCATATAGATATCCCAGTTACCGGCAGCCCCACTTGCCCTGCGATTAAAAACAATCCTATCCTTTTCAGGTGACCACCTTGGGTATGCATCCCTGCCGCTATTGGTCAGCTGAACCATATTGTTACCGGTGTTATCAATGGTATACAGGTTGCCCCAGATACTACCGGGAGGGCCCTGCATAAAAACAATTCTGCTGTAATTTTGGTTTTCACATCCTGAGAAACAATAGATAAACAACAAGGAAAGAAGTAAATACAATTTGCAGGATTTCATAATATCCTCCTTTCACTTTATCAGCGAAATACTCAGAATTGGCATAAGAGTATATTATTTTCTATTTGTATGTACTGACACAAATTTCATATTTAAGTTTTATTAGGGCTACTATCTCGAAAAATCAAGGTATTTTTACATTTAACCTTTACAAAAAAAATCTGGCTGAATATTTCTTGACGAAATACATATTAATACCGTATTAATATATCTATTAATATATTAAGGTAAATATGATACCCATTAAGATTAAAAAAAATTCGGGTGAAGCCCTGTATGTTCAGATACGAAATACAATTGAAAAGGCCATTAAAAAGGGTGAATTAAAGGCCGGGGAACAGTTACCAGCAGTTACCACCCTTGCAGGCAATATTGGAGTAACCCATTCCACAATACGAAGGGCGTTTAAGGATTTGTCTGCTCAGGGGCTTATCGGTTCACATGTGGGCAGGGGTACCTTTGTTCTGGACAGGAGTAAACAGGCATCAAAGGAAGAAACTCATGAAAAGGGGAAAAGCATTATCTCAGACCCAAGGGTGAATGGTGAATCCACAATGGCAGCGCAAAGACTGCGTATGGGCGTAACCAGGAGCCTTGAGGCATTAATGGAGCTTGCAAAAAGGCCCGGCCTGACCCATTTTACATCGGGTATACCTGATCCGGCGCTGATAGAAGAGGGAGCACTCGCCCGACTCACCAAAGAGGCTCTTAAGAAAGGGGAGGATGAATACTATATTTATGGTGAATCACCTCTGGGTTTAAAGGCACTGAGGGAGGAGCTTGCAAAAAGGTTTAATGCAGAAGGGATGGGTATAACCGCTGAAAACATACTTATTACAAATGGCTCACAGCAGGCTGCATCTATACTGGCACAGTCTGCCCTTGAAAACAGGCAAAGGATCATATGCGAAACACCATGCTGGCTTGGCATACCCAGGGTATTCGGAGCAATAGGGCACTGGGTGGAGACGGCTGCAAGAGACAGGGATGGCATCATAATAGAAAAGCTGGGACGCTTTAATGACGGGCCCCCTGCCCTGCTCTATTTATGCCCTGAGTTTCATCACCCTATGGGAACAGACTTAAGCAAAGAGAGGCAGACACAGCTTATTAACTGGGCAAAGGCCAATCATGCTGAGCTGCTTGCTGATGAGATATTCCATGACCTCAGGTTTGAAGGGCCTTTACGTAAAAGCATACTGGCTGAGGCAGGTAACAAAAACTGTTTTGTTATGGGCTCTTTATCAAAATCCTTTATGGTGGGCTTAAGGATTGGATGGCTCATAGGCGACGAAGAACGAATTAATAGTATATGCGCCCTTAAAAGGGCCATGGACCTTGGTTCACCGCCACTTATGCAGGGCATAGCCTTATCTCTTTTAAAATCAGGTGAATATGATGCGCACCTTAAAAAGGCCAGGGAACACTACAAGGTAAGACGTGACACTGTGATTGAATCCTTGAAAAAGAACATGCCTGAAGGTGTTACCTGGACAAAGCCCAATGGCGGCTATCATATGTGGGTGGAGCTTCCCAGGGGTTATTCAAGTATTGCCCTTTTTCTTAATGCAATAGAAAAAGGTGTATCATTTTCACCCGGCCCCATGCAGGACATTGATCACAGGTTTATTAATGCCTTCAGGTTGTCATACAGCGGCGTCACGCCTGAGCAGATCAAAACAGGGATAAAGGCCCTTGGAGAGGCCGTATTAGAATTGTTAAAAGGCAGCCCCAGTGAACCTGGTTTAAGCGGTCTTGGGGATTTTATATAAATTACGAGGTATATATGACAAATTTAAGTGTAAACCTGAATAAAATAGCGCTTATAAGAAATTCAAGGGGCAATGATTTTCCAAACGTAATAGAGTTTGCAAAAAAGTTTATTGAACTAGGCGTAAATGGTATTACAGTTCATCCCCGCCTGGATGAAAGACATATTAAAAGACGGGATGTTTTAGACCTTGCTGAATTACTTAAGGATTACCCTGATGTTGAATTGAATGTAGAGGGATACCCTTCAAGAGACTATATCCAATTAATCCAAGATATCAGACCGGATCAATGCACCATAGTACCTGATTCGATAAATCAGCTTACCTCTGATCATGGGTGGGATATAAAAAAGGAAAAGGTGTTCATTAAAGAAACAATAGGGTTGATAAAAAAGGCGGGATGCAGGGCATCCATATTTGTTGATCCCGATATAAAGCAGATAAAACTGGTGCCAGAAACCGGCGCTGATCGGATTGAACTGTATACTGAATCATTTGCCGCATTATTCGGTTCTTCTTTATCTGATAAAGTATTTAATAAGTACAAGGCCTCTGCTGAAGCGGCACAGGAGATGGGTATAGGAGTTAATGCAGGGCATGACCTGAATTTGAAAAATCTGCCTAAATTCCTTGAAATTGATGGGATACTTGAGGTTTCAATAGGGCATGCACTAACAGTTGAATGCATTGAATTTGGTATGAAGGAAGTAGTCAAGAGGTATCTTGGTATATGCAGCAATAAGAATAGATAAAAAAAGATGAACTATGGCGCGACAGGTGTTGGACGTTCATATTTTAGTTTTTAAACGTAGGGTCGGGGCTTATCCCCGACATGGTTTTGTATTATACATTTAGTAGAGACAAGGCATGCCTTGTCTACATGGTGGTGTATAAAACACCACACTACATTTGCTTTTTGATTTTTCATTGGAACTTGAAAGTTGGACGTTCGATGTTGGACGTTCATATTTTTATTTTCAAACGTAGGGTCGGGGTTTATTCCTGACCTGGTTTTGTATTATACATTTTGTAGAGACAAGGCATGCCTTGTCTACATGGTTGCGTATAAAACACCACCCAACATTTTAATTTCGTGGTATTTCCACGATTGTAGGGGCACGCCGCAGCGTGCCCTTTTGGGTTTGGGCACGGTGCGCCGTGCCCCTACGGTTGGTGAACAGGTCAATTCTGGTAATTTGAAAGGCAAAATAATAAATGAAAAAAAGAACACTCCCCTTCACAAAAGATAATTTGGAAAGAATATCCGAGAGATTCCCTACGCCGTTTCACATATATGATGAAATGGCGATAAGGGCGAATGCAAGGGAATTACTCAAGGCTTTTTCCTGGAACCCTGGCTTTAAAGAGTATTTTGCCGTTAAGGCAACTCCAAATCCCTTTATATTAAAAATACTTAAAAGCGAAGGTTTCGGGACCGATTGCAGCTCTTTACCTGAACTGCTCCTCTCTGAAAAGGCAGGGATTGCAGGAGACGAAATCATGTTCTCCTCCAACGATACTCCTGCTTGTGAATTTAAAAAGGCCAGGGAACTAGGTGCCATTATCAACCTGGATGATATAAGCCATATTCCATTTCTGGAAAAAACATGTGGTATCCCTGATGTTATATCTGTGAGGTACAACCCCGGAAAGCTTAGGGAAGGAAGCTTTATTATGGGCAACCCTGAATCAGCAAAGTACGGGTTTACCAGAGAACAGGTTTTTACAGGTTTATCTCAACTGCGCCAGAAAGGGGCAACAAGGTTTGGTATCCATACATTTATAGCATCCAATGAGCTTAACCCTGACTACTTTGTTGATACGGCCAATATGCTCTTTGACCTTGCAATAGAAATAATGGATAAGCTTAATATTCGTCTTGAGTTTGTAAATATAAGCGGCGGTATCGGTATCCCGTATAAACCTGATGATAAAAAAGTAGATTTAGTGTATGTAGGTGATCAAATCCATAAAAGATATGATGAGAAGATAAAGGGTACAGTTCTTCACCCGCTTTCGCTCTTCATGGAGTGTGGCAGAGCCATAACAGGGCCATACGGATATCTTGTATCAAGAGTGCTGCATAAAAAGGAGATATACAAAACCCACATAGGGCTGGATGCATGCATGGCAAACCTTATGAGTCCGGGGATGTATGGGGCATATCATCATATAACCATTCCGGGTAAAGAGGAGATGGTGCATAATCATATCTATGATGTTACAGGCTCTTTGTGTGAACCAATAGACAGGTTTGCCATAGACCGGCAACTGCCGGGAATTGAAATAGGAGATCTTATTGTGATACACGACACAGGCGCCCATGGCCATTCAATGGGTTTCAACTACAATGGCAAGCTTCGTTCTGCTGAACTCTTACTTCGTGAGGATGGCAAGGTCATTGAGATAAGAAGGGCTGAGACAGTTGATGACTATTTTGCAACACTTGATTTTAAGAAACTTGAAGGGTTTAGGATATAAACAGACAATTACTATCCGGCGCGCACACTTTTAGTCTCACACTAAGGCATCCGCCGTCGTTAAAACTATGGCGGGACAGACGAAGGCACAAAGAAAACATGAATAAACTAAATATACAAAAATTAGCCGACATAGTAGTAGGCTACATAAGAACTTTGGATTTTCGAATATTCACCAACACTTTTAGAGGAAATTAACCATGCGTAAAATAATTTTTCTTTTTTTTATTATTCTTTCTTTACCCAACACTCTCTGGGCTGCTGATCCCATTATTGGTACCTGGAAGCTAAATATTGCGAAATCAGTCCTTCCGGCTGATCAAAAAAATATAAAAGAGGATATTAATATCTATCGTGACATAGAAGGGGATTTAATGGAACTTGCCATATCAACTGTTTTTGAGGATGGTTCTACTGATTCCGGCAAATGGACATGGCCGAGAGAAGGTGGAGTTGCTAAATGTCTTTCAAAAACTCTCCCTGCAGGATTGCTCTATGTCGAAGGTTATGTTGAGCCTG
Protein-coding sequences here:
- a CDS encoding PLP-dependent aminotransferase family protein, with amino-acid sequence MIPIKIKKNSGEALYVQIRNTIEKAIKKGELKAGEQLPAVTTLAGNIGVTHSTIRRAFKDLSAQGLIGSHVGRGTFVLDRSKQASKEETHEKGKSIISDPRVNGESTMAAQRLRMGVTRSLEALMELAKRPGLTHFTSGIPDPALIEEGALARLTKEALKKGEDEYYIYGESPLGLKALREELAKRFNAEGMGITAENILITNGSQQAASILAQSALENRQRIICETPCWLGIPRVFGAIGHWVETAARDRDGIIIEKLGRFNDGPPALLYLCPEFHHPMGTDLSKERQTQLINWAKANHAELLADEIFHDLRFEGPLRKSILAEAGNKNCFVMGSLSKSFMVGLRIGWLIGDEERINSICALKRAMDLGSPPLMQGIALSLLKSGEYDAHLKKAREHYKVRRDTVIESLKKNMPEGVTWTKPNGGYHMWVELPRGYSSIALFLNAIEKGVSFSPGPMQDIDHRFINAFRLSYSGVTPEQIKTGIKALGEAVLELLKGSPSEPGLSGLGDFI
- a CDS encoding pyridoxine 5'-phosphate synthase, which codes for MTNLSVNLNKIALIRNSRGNDFPNVIEFAKKFIELGVNGITVHPRLDERHIKRRDVLDLAELLKDYPDVELNVEGYPSRDYIQLIQDIRPDQCTIVPDSINQLTSDHGWDIKKEKVFIKETIGLIKKAGCRASIFVDPDIKQIKLVPETGADRIELYTESFAALFGSSLSDKVFNKYKASAEAAQEMGIGVNAGHDLNLKNLPKFLEIDGILEVSIGHALTVECIEFGMKEVVKRYLGICSNKNR
- a CDS encoding diaminopimelate decarboxylase; the protein is MKKRTLPFTKDNLERISERFPTPFHIYDEMAIRANARELLKAFSWNPGFKEYFAVKATPNPFILKILKSEGFGTDCSSLPELLLSEKAGIAGDEIMFSSNDTPACEFKKARELGAIINLDDISHIPFLEKTCGIPDVISVRYNPGKLREGSFIMGNPESAKYGFTREQVFTGLSQLRQKGATRFGIHTFIASNELNPDYFVDTANMLFDLAIEIMDKLNIRLEFVNISGGIGIPYKPDDKKVDLVYVGDQIHKRYDEKIKGTVLHPLSLFMECGRAITGPYGYLVSRVLHKKEIYKTHIGLDACMANLMSPGMYGAYHHITIPGKEEMVHNHIYDVTGSLCEPIDRFAIDRQLPGIEIGDLIVIHDTGAHGHSMGFNYNGKLRSAELLLREDGKVIEIRRAETVDDYFATLDFKKLEGFRI